A window of Panthera leo isolate Ple1 chromosome D2, P.leo_Ple1_pat1.1, whole genome shotgun sequence contains these coding sequences:
- the NFKB2 gene encoding nuclear factor NF-kappa-B p100 subunit — MESCYDPGLDGMIEYDDFKFDPSIVEPKEPAPETADGPYLVIVEQPKQRGFRFRYGCEGPSHGGLPGASSEKGRKTYPTVKICNYEGPAKIEVDLVTHSDPPRAHAHSLVGKQCSELGVCAVSVGPKDMTAQFNNLGVLHVTKKNMMEIMIQKLQRQRLRSRPQGLTEAERRELEQEAKELKKVMDLSIVRLRFSAFLRASDGSFSLPLKPVISQPIHDSKSPGASNLKISRMDKTAGSVRGGDEVYLLCDKVQKDDIEVRFYEDDENGWQAFGDFSPTDVHKQYAIVFRTPPYHKMKIERPVTVFLQLKRKRGGDVSDSKQFTYYPLVEDKEEVQRKRRKALPTFSQHFGGGSHMGGGSGGSAGGYGGAGGGGGSLGFFPSSLAYSPYPSGSAPMGCYPGGGGGAQMAAEAPGVDAGEEAAEPSASPLTPQREPLTPDLLQRAREYNARLFGLAQRSARALLDYGVTADARALLAGQRHLLTAQDENGDTPLHLAIIHGQTSVIEQIAHVIYHARHLGVVNLTNHLHQTPLHLAVITGQTGVVSFLLQVGADPALLDRHGDSAVHLALRAGASAPELLRVLLRSGVPAVPQLLHMPDFEGLYPVHLAVRARSPECLDLLVDSGAEVEAAERQGGRTALHLATEMEELGLVTHLVTKLRANVNARTFAGNTPLHLAAGLGSPTLTRLLLKAGADIHAENEEPLCPLPSPPTSGSDSDSEGPERDTRGSFRGHTPLDLTRSTKVKTLLLNAAQDTTAPPLTPPSPAGPELPLEDTVLQNLEHLLDGPGAQGSWAELAERLGLRSLVDTYRKTASPSGSLLRSYKLAGGDLAGLLDALSEMGLEEGVKLLRGPEARDKLPSTEVKEDSAYGSQSVEQETEKLGSPPEPPGGLCHGHPQPQVH; from the exons ATGGAAAGTTGCTACGACCCA GGTCTGGATGGCATGATTGAATACGATGATTTCAAATTCGACCCGTCCATTGTGGAGCCCAAGGAGCCAGCCCCAGAGACAG ctgatGGCCCCTACCTGGTAATAGTGGAGCAGCCTAAACAG CGTGGCTTCCGATTTCGATATGGCTGTGAAGGCCCCTCCCATGGAGGATTGCCAGGTGCCTCCAGTGAGAAGGGCCGGAAGACTTATCCCACAGTCAAG ATCTGTAACTACGAGGGACCAGCCAAGATCGAGGTGGACCTGGTAACGCACAGTGACCCGCCTCGTGCTCATGCCCACAGCCTGGTGGGCAAGCAATGCTCGGAGCTGGGGGTCTGCGCCGTGTCTGTGGGGCCCAAGGACATGACTGCCCA ATTTAACAACCTGGGCGTCCTGCATGTGACCAAGAAGAACATGATGGAGATTATGATACAGAAACTTCAGAGGCAGCGACTCCGCTCCAGGCCCCAGGGCCTTACGG AGGCCGAGCGGCGGGAGCTGGAGCAGGAGGCTAAGGAGCTGAAGAAGGTGATGGACCTGAGCATTGTGAGGCTGcgcttctctgccttccttcgAGCCAGTGAtggctccttctccctgcccctgaaGCCGGTCATTTCCCAGCCCATCCACGACAGCA AGTCTCCTGGGGCCTCAAACCTGAAGATTTCTCGAATGGACAAGACAGCTGGCTCTGTGCGGGGTGGAGATGAGGTTTATCTGCTTTGTGACAAGGTGCAGAAAG ATGACATTGAGGTTCGGTTCTACGAGGATGATGAGAATGGATGGCAGGCCTTTGGGGATTTCTCTCCCACAGATGTTCATAAACAG TATGCCATTGTGTTCCGGACACCACCCTATCACAAGATGAAGATTGAGCGTCCTGTAACCGTGTTCCTGCAACTGAAACGCAAGCGTGGGGGGGATGTCTCGGACTCCAAACAGTTCACCTATTACCCTCTGGTGGAAG ACAAGGAAGAGGTGCAGCGGAAGCGAAGGAAAGCCTTGCCCACCTTCTCCCAGCACTTCGGGGGTGGCTCCCACATGGGTGGAGGCTCTGGGGGCTCAGCCGGAGGTTatggaggagctggaggaggag GTGGCAGCCTCggctttttcccctcttccttggCCTATAGCCCCTACCCGTCCGGCTCGGCCCCGATGGGCTGCTACccgggaggcgggggcggggcgcagaTGGCCGCCGAGGCGCCTGGCGTGGATGCCGGGGAGGAAGCAGCAGAGCCGAGCGCGTCCCCTCTGACCCCCCAGCGCGAACCGCTGACCCCGGACCTGCTGCAGCGAG CCCGGGAGTACAACGCACGCCTCTTCGGCCTGGCGCAGCGCAGCGCCCGAGCCCTGCTCGACTACGGCGTCACGGCGGACGCGCGCGCGCTGCTGGCGGGACAGCGCcacctgctgacagctcaagacGAGAACGGAGACAC GCCGCTGCACCTAGCCATCATCCACGGGCAGACCAGTGTCATCGAGCAGATAGCCCACGTCATCTACCACGCCCGGCACCTTGGTGTTGTCAACCTCACCAATCACTTGCACCAG ACGCCGCTGCACCTGGCGGTGATCACTGGGCAGACAGGCGTGGTGAGCTTCCTGCTGCAGGTGGGCGCAGACCCGGCACTACTGGATCGGCATGGAGACTCCGCAGTGCACCTAGCGCTCCGGGCTGGTGCCAGTGCCCCTGAACTGCTGCGCGTCCTTCTGCGCAGTGGGGTTCCCGCTGTTCCCCAGCTGTTGCACATGCCAGACTTTGAGG GCCTGTACCCAGTACACCTGGCGGTCCGTGCCCGAAGCCCCGAGTGCCTGGATCTGCTGGTGGACAGTGGGGCTGAAGTGGAGGCTGCAGAGCGGCAGGGGGGCCGAACAGCCCTGCATTTAGCCACAGAGATGGAGGAGCTGGGGTTGGTCACACATCTGGTTACCAAG CTCCGTGCCAATGTGAATGCCCGCACCTTTGCGGGAAACACACCCCTACACCTGGCAGCTGGACTGGGATCTCCCACCCTCACCCGTCTCCTTCTAAAGGCTG GTGCTGACATCCACGCAGAGAATGAGGAGCCCCTGTGCCCACTGCCTTCGCCCCCCACCTCTGGTAGTGACTCAGATTCTGAGGGACCTGAGAGGGACACCCGAGGCAGCTTCCGGGGCCACACACCTCTTGACCTCACTCGCAGCACCAAG GTGAAGACCTTGCTGCTAAATGCTGCTCAGGACACCACAGCACCCCCCCtgacccctcccagccctgcag GGCCAGAGCTGCCCCTTGAGGATACAGTCCTACAGAACCTGGAGCATCTGCTAGATGGGCCAGGAGCCCAGGGCAGCTGGGCAGAGCTGGCAGAACGGCTGGGGCTGCGCAGTCTGGTGGATACATATCGGAAGACAGCTTCACCCAGCGGCAGCCTCCTGCGCAGTTACAAG ctgGCTGGTGGGGACTTGGCGGGCCTGCTGGATGCCCTGTCTGAAATGGGCCTGGAGGAAGGAGTGAAGCTGCTGAGGGGCCCTGAGGCCCGAGACAAGCTGCCCAGCACAG AGGTGAAAGAGGACAGTGCATACGGGAGCCAGTCGGTGgaacaggagacagagaagctggGCTCACCCCCTGAGCCACCAGGAGGGCTCTGCCACGGGCACCCCCAGCCTCAGGTGCACTGA